A portion of the Musa acuminata AAA Group cultivar baxijiao chromosome BXJ1-1, Cavendish_Baxijiao_AAA, whole genome shotgun sequence genome contains these proteins:
- the LOC103993543 gene encoding ultraviolet-B receptor UVR8 encodes MWKVSRLRSLFPLRGGAWRAASVWSFGDNSNGALGLSAPLADAYEPTRVPSLPSDVAAVAAGHYHSLAVTASGEVWAWGRNEEGQIGRHATAPRATWNKPEKVIGLDHVRVEAAFASGVTSAAIDDDGSLWVWGRSKRGQLGLGNRVTEATKPTKVQALADHQIVKVSFGWGHALALTKDGKLFGWGYAADGRLGQMEQKLDSPQTQPLEFDKSLESLMPMLDVVEKLVAEKIEKEKNMPIIWEPCEVLEVSCLNVSDMACGLDHSLVLCSSGTVLSSGDNLYGQLGRNTYGSMLPVGLNAHALSVSAGLGHSLVLCQIPSEDREEVNAVLSWGWNQSRQLGRQGREDMPGIVEALSGEKPTSLSAGRVHSIALTSKKELWAWGSGRNGRLGLGSSLDEMEPALVESLVGLEVLQAVAGFDHSLLLVVD; translated from the exons ATGTGGAAAGTAAGCCGTCTTCGCTCTCTCTTCCCCCTTCGCGGCGGGGCGTGGAGGGCCGCCTCGGTCTGGAGCTTCGGGGACAACAGCAATGGCGCCTTGGGCCTCTCTGCGCCGCTCGCCGACGCCTACGAGCCCACCAGGGTGCCGTCTCTCCCGTCCGACGTCGCCGCCGTCGCCGCGGGTCATTACCACTCCCTCGCCGTCACCGCTTCCGGGGAAGTCTGGGCGTGGGGTCGCAACGAGGAGGGTCAGATTGGAAGACACGCCACTGCCCCAAG AGCCACATGGAATAAACCAGAAAAGGTGATAGGCCTGGATCATGTGAGGGTTGAAGCTGCTTTTGCATCTGGTGTTACTTCCGCAGCCATTGATGATGATGGTTCTTTATGGGTGTGGGGAAGATCCAAGCGTGGCCAACTTGGTCTTGGCAACCGAGTGACAGAAGCTACCAAACCTACTAAGGTTCAAGCACTTGCAGATCATCAAATAGTGAAG GTATCATTTGGATGGGGACATGCATTGGCGTTAACTAAAGATGGAAAACTATTTGGTTGGGGTTATGCAGCGGATGGAAGATTAGGTCAAATGGAACAAAAGCTAGATTCACCACAGACACAGCCCTTGGAATTTGATAAATCATTGGAAAGTTTGATGCCTATGCTAGATGTAGTGGAAAAGCTAGTGGCAGAAAAAATTGAGAAAGAGAAGAATATGCCCATTATCTGGGAGCCATGTGAAGTTCTGGAAGTCAGTTGTCTCAATGTCTCTGATATGGCTTGTGGACTTGACCATTCATTAGTGCTCTGCA GCAGTGGCACTGTATTAAGCAGTGGAGACAATCTATATGGTCAGTTAGGGAGAAACACGTATGGATCTATGCTCCCGGTAGGCTTAAATGCCCATGCACTCTCTGTATCAGCAGGACTTGGTCACTCTCTTGTCCTGTGCCAGATTCCATCTGAGGACAGAGAAGAGGTGAACGCTGTGCTCTCATGGGGATGGAATCAGAGCCGCCAGCTTGGGCGCCAAGGGCGAGAAGATATGCCTGGGATAGTTGAAGCTCTTAGTGGAGAAAAGCCAACATCACTTTCAGCTGGACGTGTGCATTCAATTGCTCTTACTTCAAAGAAGGAGCTATGGGCATGGGGCTCGGGCAGAAATGGCCGACTTGGATTGGGAAGCTCGTTGGATGAGATGGAACCAGCACTTGTAGAGTCTTTGGTAGGTTTGGAAGTCTTACAAGCAGTGGCAGGCTTTGATCATAGTCTTCTACTGGTTGTTGATTAG
- the LOC135671934 gene encoding protein MONOCULM 1-like isoform X1, with protein sequence MNCLIWGSCPVKEAAAFADVLLKQSDAKPTNLSLSATATATAAALLSSTLHQVLLLYLSRLPLLLPLLPPPAEEALDMLSSLKSHEEGDQEHHRHSNPLHPNPQHGQISPSAQARQLLLSCAELAHRGDLPAAQRTASLLLATASPYGDSTDRLVHQFARALSLRVERLLPPVVDAASPEALQSSYLSFNQITPFLRFAHLTANQAILEAVDGRRQVHILDFDTSHGLQWPPLLQAIAERSDPKDPPSIRVTGTGSNLEVLRRTGDRLQTFADSLNLHFQFHPLLLPSTASNPLSSTSADLTSSSFQLHPGEILAVNCVLFLHKLLKDGGGSDGSHDLRAFLQAVRAMNPAVVTVAEREASHNSPIFLQRFTEALDYYTAVFESLEATLPPTSRERVAVEQVWLSKEIEDVVSREGDGRRERHERFEWWEALMRRAGFTNLPLSPFALSQARLLLRLHYPSEGYQLQMRMTLLSFRSNPKSHWNKGESESKQVGRYPLCSSALPCIHDMTPAEKI encoded by the exons ATGAATTGCCTTATCTGGGG ATCATGTCCTGTCAAGGAAGCTGCTGCCTTCGCAGATGTCCTTTTAAAGCAGAGCGATGCCAAGCccaccaatctctctctctccgcaACTGCTACTGCCACTGCCGCTGCTCTCCTCTCCTCCACACTCCATCAGGTACTTCTCCTCTACCTCTCACGCCTCccgctcctcctccccctcctcccacCGCCTGCTGAGGAGGCCTTAGATATGCTCAGTTCACTCAAGTCCCATGAAGAGGGCGATCAAGAACACCACCGCCACTCCAATCCCCTCCACCCTAACCCCCAGCATGGCCAGATCTCTCCCTCCGCCCAAGCGCGCCAGCTCCTGCTCAGCTGCGCCGAGCTCGCCCACCGCGGCGACCTCCCCGCGGCGCAGCGCACTGCCTCTCTCCTCTTGGCCACTGCCTCTCCCTATGGCGACTCCACCGACCGCCTCGTCCACCAATTCGCCCGCGCCCTCTCCCTCCGCGTCGAGCGTCTCCTCCCCCCCGTCGTCGACGCTGCGTCCCCGGAGGCCCTCCAGTCGTCCTACCTCTCCTTCAACCAGATCACCCCCTTCCTCCGGTTCGCGCACCTTACCGCCAACCAGGCCATCCTTGAGGCGGTCGATGGCCGCCGCCAGGTCCACATCCTCGATTTCGACACTTCCCACGGGCTGCAATGGCCGCCCCTGCTCCAAGCTATAGCGGAGCGCTCCGACCCCAAAGATCCCCCTTCCATTCGCGTCACCGGCACCGGGAGCAACCTCGAAGTCCTCCGCCGCACTGGCGATCGGCTTCAGACCTTCGCCGATTCCTTGAACCTACACTTTCAGTTCCatcccctcctcctcccctccaccGCCAGCAACCCTCTCTCTAGCACCAGTGCCGACCTGACCTCTTCTTCCTTCCAACTCCACCCGGGCGAGATCCTCGCGGTGAACTGCGTGCTGTTCTTGCACAAGCTACTGAAAGATGGCGGCGGCAGTGACGGCTCCCATGACCTACGGGCATTTCTTCAAGCTGTTCGAGCGATGAACCCGGCGGTGGTGACGGTGGCCGAGAGGGAGGCAAGCCACAACTCGCCCATCTTCCTGCAGAGGTTCACGGAGGCACTGGACTACTACACGGCGGTGTTCGAGTCGCTGGAGGCGACGCTGCCACCGACCAGCCGGGAGCGGGTGGCGGTGGAGCAGGTGTGGCTTAGCAAAGAGATCGAGGACGTCGTCAGCCGCGAGGGCGATGGGAGGAGGGAGCGGCACGAGCGGTTCGAGTGGTGGGAGGCTCTGATGCGCCGCGCCGGATTCACCAATCTGCCCCTCAGCCCCTTCGCGCTGTCGCAGGCCCGCCTCCTGCTCCGCCTGCACTACCCATCCGAAGGGTATCAGCTGCAGATG CGTATGACACTCCTATCATTTCGATCCAATCCCAAGAGCCACTGGAACAAAGGAGAGAGTGAATCGAAGCAGGTTGGTCGGTATCCCTTGTGTTCTTCTGCTTTGCCTTGCATCCATGACATGACACCTGCAGAAAAGATATGA
- the LOC135671934 gene encoding protein MONOCULM 1-like isoform X2, producing MNCLIWGSCPVKEAAAFADVLLKQSDAKPTNLSLSATATATAAALLSSTLHQVLLLYLSRLPLLLPLLPPPAEEALDMLSSLKSHEEGDQEHHRHSNPLHPNPQHGQISPSAQARQLLLSCAELAHRGDLPAAQRTASLLLATASPYGDSTDRLVHQFARALSLRVERLLPPVVDAASPEALQSSYLSFNQITPFLRFAHLTANQAILEAVDGRRQVHILDFDTSHGLQWPPLLQAIAERSDPKDPPSIRVTGTGSNLEVLRRTGDRLQTFADSLNLHFQFHPLLLPSTASNPLSSTSADLTSSSFQLHPGEILAVNCVLFLHKLLKDGGGSDGSHDLRAFLQAVRAMNPAVVTVAEREASHNSPIFLQRFTEALDYYTAVFESLEATLPPTSRERVAVEQVWLSKEIEDVVSREGDGRRERHERFEWWEALMRRAGFTNLPLSPFALSQARLLLRLHYPSEGYQLQMVRDSFFLGWQKKSLFSVSSWH from the exons ATGAATTGCCTTATCTGGGG ATCATGTCCTGTCAAGGAAGCTGCTGCCTTCGCAGATGTCCTTTTAAAGCAGAGCGATGCCAAGCccaccaatctctctctctccgcaACTGCTACTGCCACTGCCGCTGCTCTCCTCTCCTCCACACTCCATCAGGTACTTCTCCTCTACCTCTCACGCCTCccgctcctcctccccctcctcccacCGCCTGCTGAGGAGGCCTTAGATATGCTCAGTTCACTCAAGTCCCATGAAGAGGGCGATCAAGAACACCACCGCCACTCCAATCCCCTCCACCCTAACCCCCAGCATGGCCAGATCTCTCCCTCCGCCCAAGCGCGCCAGCTCCTGCTCAGCTGCGCCGAGCTCGCCCACCGCGGCGACCTCCCCGCGGCGCAGCGCACTGCCTCTCTCCTCTTGGCCACTGCCTCTCCCTATGGCGACTCCACCGACCGCCTCGTCCACCAATTCGCCCGCGCCCTCTCCCTCCGCGTCGAGCGTCTCCTCCCCCCCGTCGTCGACGCTGCGTCCCCGGAGGCCCTCCAGTCGTCCTACCTCTCCTTCAACCAGATCACCCCCTTCCTCCGGTTCGCGCACCTTACCGCCAACCAGGCCATCCTTGAGGCGGTCGATGGCCGCCGCCAGGTCCACATCCTCGATTTCGACACTTCCCACGGGCTGCAATGGCCGCCCCTGCTCCAAGCTATAGCGGAGCGCTCCGACCCCAAAGATCCCCCTTCCATTCGCGTCACCGGCACCGGGAGCAACCTCGAAGTCCTCCGCCGCACTGGCGATCGGCTTCAGACCTTCGCCGATTCCTTGAACCTACACTTTCAGTTCCatcccctcctcctcccctccaccGCCAGCAACCCTCTCTCTAGCACCAGTGCCGACCTGACCTCTTCTTCCTTCCAACTCCACCCGGGCGAGATCCTCGCGGTGAACTGCGTGCTGTTCTTGCACAAGCTACTGAAAGATGGCGGCGGCAGTGACGGCTCCCATGACCTACGGGCATTTCTTCAAGCTGTTCGAGCGATGAACCCGGCGGTGGTGACGGTGGCCGAGAGGGAGGCAAGCCACAACTCGCCCATCTTCCTGCAGAGGTTCACGGAGGCACTGGACTACTACACGGCGGTGTTCGAGTCGCTGGAGGCGACGCTGCCACCGACCAGCCGGGAGCGGGTGGCGGTGGAGCAGGTGTGGCTTAGCAAAGAGATCGAGGACGTCGTCAGCCGCGAGGGCGATGGGAGGAGGGAGCGGCACGAGCGGTTCGAGTGGTGGGAGGCTCTGATGCGCCGCGCCGGATTCACCAATCTGCCCCTCAGCCCCTTCGCGCTGTCGCAGGCCCGCCTCCTGCTCCGCCTGCACTACCCATCCGAAGGGTATCAGCTGCAGATGGTGAGGGATTCCTTCTTCTTGGGGTGGCAGAAGAAGTCCCTCTTCTCCGTCTCTTCTTGGCACTAG
- the LOC103993523 gene encoding aspartyl protease family protein At5g10770-like, whose translation MASLSSSILPTLMVVLMCSHVRGEQGSYHKISIHSLLPSKVCSSFKESANFNFTRLKVTHRHGPCSPLRSHPTPLPEQILDEDRSRIDSLRRRIAAAATSAKLDRQRGSQVGSKIPVRPGSSVSTGNYVVTVGFGTPKRDQTVIFDTGSDITWIQCQPCVTYCYEQQDPIFNPSASSTYANISCSSTYCSDLDISGCSSSACLYGVQYGDNSFSIGFFAQDTLTLSPTDVIPKFPFGCGERNRGLFGKAAGLMGLGHGKLSLVTQTYQKYGGVFAYCLPPTSSSTGYLTFGTGYPSSKVKFTPMVTDASTPTFYYLNLMAISVAGQRLPISAKVFNDAGTIIDSGTVITRLPPTAYSALRSAFRQAMSSYKTASALSILDTCYDFTGHSTVSIPTVALQFGGGVTMELDLSGTLYVGSQSQVCLAFAANGDDSDVGILGNVQQKTFNVVYDVSKKKIGFGPGAC comes from the exons ATGGCTTCTCTTTCCTCTTCTATTCTTCCTACACTGATGGTTGTTCTTATGTGTTCCCATGTCAGGGGAGAACAAGGAAGCTATCACAAGATCAGTATTCATTCTTTATTGCCTAGCAAAGTGTGTTCATCATTCAAAG AGTCTGCAAACTTCAATTTTACGAGGTTGAAGGTAACTCACCGGCACGGACCATGCTCGCCGCTCCGCAGCCACCCGACGCCCCTCCCTGAGCAGATTCTAGATGAGGATCGATCCCGAATCGATTCACTCCGCCGCCGGATCGCCGCCGCTGCTACCTCGGCCAAGTTGGACAGGCAGCGGGGGTCGCAGGTGGGATCGAAGATCCCAGTGCGGCCCGGCAGCTCTGTAAGTACCGGAAACTACGTCGTCACCGTCGGATTCGGCACCCCGAAGAGGGACCAAACCGTCATCTTCGACAccgggagcgacatcacatggatCCAGTGCCAGCCATGCGTCACCTACTGCTACGAGCAGCAAGACCCGATCTTTAACCCATCTGCCTCCTCTACTTACGCCAACATCTCGTGCAGCTCCACCTACTGCTCCGATCTCGATATCTCCGGCTGCAGCTCGTCAGCCTGTCTCTACGGGGTGCAGTACGGCGATAACTCCTTCAGCATCGGCTTCTTTGCCCAGGACACGCTCACGTTGTCCCCCACCGACGTAATACCCAAGTTCCCGTTCGGGTGCGGCGAGAGGAACCGCGGGCTCTTCGGCAAGGCCGCAGGGCTGATGGGCCTCGGCCACGGTAAGCTGTCGCTGGTCACGCAGACGTACCAAAAATACGGTGGCGTCTTCGCCTACTGCCTGCCGCCGACGTCGAGCTCCACGGGCTACTTGACCTTCGGCACCGGCTACCCATCGTCGAAAGTCAAGTTCACGCCGATGGTGACGGACGCGAGCACGCCGACTTTCTACTACCTCAATCTGATGGCTATAAGCGTCGCCGGCCAGCGCCTCCCGATATCGGCGAAAGTGTTCAACGACGCCGGGACGATCATCGACTCCGGCACCGTCATCACACGGCTCCCGCCGACGGCGTACTCCGCGCTGCGGTCGGCGTTCCGGCAGGCCATGTCGAGCTACAAGACGGCATCTGCGCTGTCCATACTGGACACGTGCTACGACTTCACAGGACACAGCACGGTGTCCATTCCGACGGTGGCGTTGCAGTTCGGCGGTGGCGTGACGATGGAGCTCGACTTGTCGGGGACACTCTACGTCGGGAGCCAGTCGCAGGTCTGCCTAGCCTTCGCCGCCAATGGCGATGACAGCGATGTGGGCATACTGGGGAACGTGCAGCAGAAGACCTTCAACGTAGTCTATGATGTCTCCAAGAAAAAGATTGGGTTCGGCCCAGGAGCCTGTTAG
- the LOC135679069 gene encoding protein ENDOSPERM DEFECTIVE 1-like codes for MESDRRSSTIPPPTPSWAAANAPAPTPLATDRRPRRSRVKQVGSRYLSPSHSSSSERQLLAASNGFPPPSSLSLLPQKHRQQKPHAPEETDENQPLASIRRSLETRLPFSAQSKPPGTLKKRAVVRLFADNSRNDVAEQPPRLAESSRRLRPGTPMARPVVVNNTGVPRTNPRPPTPARVSLFPPEGHGRAYGSSDYRWEETSSENSFSDPETCTVSSQGGLCYSPPLLPPAPCRARSSAEILSSMREADPLPTLSARPAAVDACSGWQGAAKDPTFRASTTSLCFSSLSSAISCRQQQHVLNLSRSVSRPLFSSRLPQPPCAKPGAEVKKGRKAVGWQEDAHVLRLLDNHYMQWRFVNARALRAVEPRRVAAEKSLYGLSVRIAKLQSSVAEKRIRLEQIKRRESLLAIIHHQMLHLDEWTILEDEHSRSVLGATKALQDASLRLPVTGNARVDMRELKEVLDSALLMVDSLTPCVARFLPKAEDIDDAASDLASVISTQRALIEECRNLLSQAHDLQVKECCLRTQLIQAKQSNT; via the exons CGGCAAATGCACCGGCCCCCACCCCTCTGGCCACCGACAGGAGGCCCCGACGCTCTCGTGTAAAGCAGGTCGGCTCTCGCTACTTGTCCCCCTCCCATTCCTCTTCTTCCgaacgacaactcctcgccgcctcGAACGGATTCCCCCCTCCCTCGTCCCTGTCACTCCTTCCCCAGAAGCACCGGCAGCAGAAGCCCCATGCACCCGAGGAGACCGACGAGAACCAGCCCCTGGCATCCATCAGGCGCAGCTTGGAGACCCGCCTCCCCTTCTCCGCCCAAAGCAAACCTCCCGGCACTCTCAAGAAGAGAGCCGTCGTCCGATTATTCGCTGACAACAGCCGTAATGACGTAGCAGAGCAGCCGCCGCGGCTTGCTGAATCGAGTCGGAGGCTGAGGCCGGGAACCCCGATGGCGCGCCCTGTTGTTGTGAATAACACCGGCGTTCCGAGGACGAACCCTCGGCCGCCCACCCCCGCCCGGGTGAGCCTCTTTCCTCCCGAGGGCCACGGCCGTGCTTATGGAAGCAGCGACTACAGGTGGGAAGAAACCTCCTCGGAGAATTCTTTTTCTGATCCGGAGACTTGCACCGTCAGCAGTCAGGGCGGCCTCTGCTACAGTCCGCCCCTCCTCCCCCCTGCGCCTTGCAGAGCGAGGTCGAGCGCCGAGATCCTGTCCTCCATGCGGGAGGCCGATCCCTTGCCAACCTTGTCGGCCAGACCTGCTGCAGTAGATGCGTGTTCCGGCTGGCAAGGCGCCGCCAAGGACCCTACGTTTAGAGCATCAACCACCTCGCTTTGCTTCAGCTCTCTGAGCTCGGCTATCTCCTGTCGTCAACAGCAGCATGTGCTCAATCTGAGCAGGTCCGTCAGTAGGCCCCTCTTCTCGTCGAGGCTGCCGCAACCACCTTGTGCTAAGCCAGGCGCAGAGGTGAAGAAAGGGAGGAAGGCGGTGGGCTGGCAGGAGGATGCCCATGTACTTAGGCTACTCGACAACCATTACATGCAGTGGAGATTTGTCAATGCGAGAGCACTGAGGGCAGTGGAACCTCGGAGGGTTGCTGCCGAG AAATCACTGTACGGGCTCTCGGTGAGGATTGCAAAGCTTCAAAGCTCTGTTGCAGAGAAGAGAATTCGGCTTGAACAGATTAAAAGAAGAGAGAGTTTATTGGCCATCATCCATCATCAA ATGCTGCATTTGGATGAGTGGACCATTCTTGAAGACGAACATTCAAGATCTGTTTTAGGGGCAACAAAGGCTCTTCAAGATGCTTCACTTCGACTTCCAGTCACTGGGAATGCGAGG GTAGATATGAGAGAACTCAAGGAAGTTCTGGACTCTGCATTACTTATGGTGGACTCATTGACTCCATGTGTTGCGAGATTTCTACCAAAG GCTGAAGATATTGATGATGCAGCCTCAGATCTGGCCAGTGTAATCAGTACTCAGAGAGCTCTGATCGAGGAATGTCGAAATCTTTTGTCGCAAGCACATGACTTGCAG GTGAAGGAATGCTGCTTGAGAACCCAACTCATTCAAGCGAAGCAGAGCAACACATAG